In Kitasatospora sp. NA04385, a single genomic region encodes these proteins:
- the rpsB gene encoding 30S ribosomal protein S2 — MAVVTMRELLESGVHFGHQTRRWNPKMKRFIFTERNGIYIIDLLQSLNYIDRAFEFVKETVAHGGSVLFVGTKKQAQEAIAEQATRVGMPYVNQRWLGGMLTNFSTVYKRLQRLKELGEIDFTDVAGSGLTKKELLVLQREYDKLEKTLGGIRDMQRVPSAVWIVDTKKEHIAVGEARKLNIPVVAILDTNCDPDEVDYKIPGNDDAIRSVTLLTRVIADAVAEGLKSRAGVAKGDAKAEPGADQPLAAWEKEILEGEKAAEAPAAEAAAEAPAAEAPAAEAEQAEAAAEAPAAEAEQA, encoded by the coding sequence ATGGCCGTCGTCACGATGCGGGAGCTGCTGGAGAGCGGCGTCCACTTCGGTCACCAGACCCGTCGTTGGAACCCGAAGATGAAGCGCTTCATCTTCACGGAGCGCAACGGCATCTACATCATCGACCTCCTGCAGTCGCTGAACTACATCGACCGCGCCTTCGAGTTCGTCAAGGAGACCGTTGCCCACGGCGGCAGCGTCCTCTTCGTCGGCACCAAGAAGCAGGCCCAGGAGGCCATCGCCGAGCAGGCGACCCGCGTGGGCATGCCGTACGTCAACCAGCGCTGGCTGGGCGGCATGCTGACCAACTTCTCGACCGTCTACAAGCGCCTGCAGCGCCTCAAGGAGCTCGGCGAGATCGACTTCACGGACGTGGCCGGTTCCGGCCTCACCAAGAAGGAGCTCCTGGTCCTCCAGCGCGAGTACGACAAGCTGGAGAAGACCCTCGGCGGTATCCGCGACATGCAGCGCGTGCCCAGCGCCGTCTGGATCGTGGACACCAAGAAGGAGCACATCGCGGTCGGCGAGGCCCGGAAGCTCAACATCCCGGTCGTCGCCATCCTCGACACCAACTGCGACCCGGACGAGGTCGACTACAAGATCCCGGGCAACGACGACGCCATCCGCTCCGTCACCCTGCTGACCCGCGTGATCGCCGACGCCGTCGCCGAGGGCCTGAAGTCCCGCGCCGGTGTCGCCAAGGGCGACGCCAAGGCCGAGCCGGGCGCCGACCAGCCGCTGGCCGCCTGGGAGAAGGAGATCCTCGAGGGCGAGAAGGCCGCCGAGGCCCCCGCCGCCGAGGCCGCTGCCGAGGCCCCTGCTGCTGAGGCCCCCGCCGCCGAGGCCGAGCAGGCCGAGGCCGCTGCCGAGGCTCCGGCCGCCGAGGCCGAGCAGGCCTGA
- the tsf gene encoding translation elongation factor Ts codes for MANFTAADVKKLRELTGAGMMDCKKALDEAEGDVQKAVELLRIKGQKGVAKREGRDASNGAVAALIAEDKKSGVLVELNCETDFVAKGGKFVEVANAIAAHVAATSPADLDAALASEIAPDQTVQQFVDEANATLGEKIVFRRFAQFDNDGFVGVYLHKSDPDLPPTIGVLVELDQENADTAKDVAQHIAAFAPKYLSREEIPAEDLENERRVAEATAREEGKPEAALPKIVEGRVTGFVKENAVLEQAFAKDNKKSVAKVLDEAGVTLKRFVRFRVGA; via the coding sequence ATGGCGAACTTCACCGCCGCGGACGTCAAGAAGCTCCGTGAGCTCACCGGCGCCGGCATGATGGACTGCAAGAAGGCCCTGGACGAGGCCGAGGGCGACGTCCAGAAGGCCGTCGAGCTCCTGCGCATCAAGGGCCAGAAGGGCGTTGCCAAGCGCGAGGGCCGCGACGCCTCCAACGGCGCCGTCGCCGCGCTGATCGCCGAGGACAAGAAGTCCGGCGTCCTGGTCGAGCTGAACTGCGAGACCGACTTCGTCGCCAAGGGCGGCAAGTTCGTCGAGGTCGCCAACGCGATCGCCGCCCACGTGGCCGCCACCTCCCCGGCCGACCTGGACGCCGCCCTGGCCTCCGAGATCGCCCCGGACCAGACCGTCCAGCAGTTCGTGGACGAGGCCAACGCGACCCTCGGCGAGAAGATCGTGTTCCGCCGCTTCGCGCAGTTCGACAACGACGGCTTCGTCGGCGTCTACCTGCACAAGTCGGACCCGGACCTGCCGCCGACCATCGGTGTCCTCGTCGAGCTCGACCAGGAGAACGCCGACACCGCCAAGGACGTCGCCCAGCACATCGCCGCCTTCGCGCCGAAGTACCTCTCCCGCGAGGAGATCCCGGCCGAGGACCTGGAGAACGAGCGCCGCGTCGCCGAGGCCACCGCTCGCGAGGAGGGCAAGCCCGAGGCCGCCCTGCCGAAGATCGTCGAGGGTCGGGTCACCGGCTTCGTCAAGGAGAACGCCGTCCTGGAGCAGGCGTTCGCCAAGGACAACAAGAAGTCCGTCGCCAAGGTCCTCGACGAGGCCGGCGTCACCCTCAAGCGCTTCGTCCGCTTCCGCGTCGGCGCCTGA
- the pyrH gene encoding UMP kinase produces the protein MQETQETAPGGARRRVLLKLSGEAFAGGGGLGVDPDVVHAIAREIATVVRAGTEVAIVIGGGNFFRGAELQQRGMDRARSDYMGMLGTVMNCLALQDFLIKEGMETRVQTAITMGQVAEPYLPLRAIRHLEKGRVVIFGAGMGMPYFSTDTTAVQRALEIHADVLLMGKNGVDGVYDSDPRTNPAAVRFDALDYTEVISRDLKVADLTAITLCKDNGLPILVFELLAEGNIARAVKGEKIGTLISEDSARA, from the coding sequence ATGCAGGAGACGCAGGAGACCGCGCCGGGCGGTGCACGCCGCCGGGTACTGCTCAAGCTGTCCGGCGAAGCGTTCGCCGGCGGAGGCGGCCTCGGCGTCGACCCGGACGTGGTGCACGCCATCGCCCGCGAGATCGCCACGGTGGTCCGGGCCGGGACGGAGGTCGCCATCGTCATCGGCGGCGGCAACTTCTTCCGCGGCGCCGAGCTCCAGCAGCGCGGCATGGACCGGGCCCGCTCCGACTACATGGGCATGCTCGGCACCGTGATGAACTGCCTCGCGCTCCAGGACTTCCTGATCAAGGAGGGCATGGAGACCCGGGTCCAGACCGCCATCACCATGGGCCAGGTCGCCGAGCCGTACCTGCCGCTGCGCGCCATCCGGCACCTGGAGAAGGGCCGCGTGGTGATCTTCGGCGCCGGTATGGGCATGCCGTACTTCTCCACCGACACCACCGCGGTGCAGCGGGCCCTGGAGATCCACGCCGACGTCCTGCTGATGGGCAAGAACGGCGTCGACGGCGTCTACGACTCGGACCCGCGCACCAACCCCGCCGCGGTCCGGTTCGACGCGCTGGACTACACCGAGGTGATCTCCCGCGACCTCAAGGTCGCCGACCTGACCGCGATCACCCTCTGCAAGGACAACGGGCTGCCGATCCTGGTCTTCGAGCTGCTCGCCGAGGGCAATATCGCCCGCGCGGTCAAGGGTGAGAAGATCGGCACACTCATCAGCGAGGACTCCGCCCGGGCCTAG
- the frr gene encoding ribosome recycling factor → MIDETLLEAEEKMEKAVGVAKDDLAAIRTGRAHPAMFAKIVAEYYGALTPINQLASFSVPEPRMAMVTPFDKTALKAIETAIRDSDLGVNPSNDGSVIRVVLPQLTEERRREYIKQARGKGEDAKVSVRSVRRKAKDAIDKLVKDKEIGEDDGRRGEKELDDLTAKFVAQIDELLKHKEAELLEV, encoded by the coding sequence GTGATCGATGAGACCCTCCTCGAGGCCGAGGAGAAGATGGAGAAGGCCGTGGGCGTCGCCAAGGACGACCTCGCCGCCATCCGCACCGGGCGCGCGCACCCGGCGATGTTCGCCAAGATCGTCGCGGAGTACTACGGTGCCCTGACGCCGATCAACCAGCTGGCCTCGTTCTCCGTGCCGGAGCCGCGGATGGCCATGGTCACCCCGTTCGACAAGACCGCGCTGAAGGCCATCGAGACCGCGATCCGCGACTCGGACCTGGGCGTCAACCCGTCGAACGACGGCTCCGTCATCCGGGTGGTGCTCCCGCAGCTCACCGAGGAGCGCCGCCGCGAGTACATCAAGCAGGCCCGCGGCAAGGGCGAGGACGCCAAGGTCTCGGTCCGTTCCGTCCGCCGCAAGGCGAAGGACGCGATCGACAAGCTGGTCAAGGACAAGGAGATCGGCGAGGACGACGGTCGCCGCGGCGAGAAGGAGCTCGACGACCTGACCGCCAAGTTCGTGGCGCAGATCGACGAGCTGCTCAAGCACAAGGAAGCCGAGCTGCTGGAGGTCTGA
- a CDS encoding phosphatidate cytidylyltransferase gives MPPAQESPVAQTDQQPRKPRGGRNLPAAIGVGVGLGAVIAASLFVVKAVFMVVVAAAVAVGIWELTSRLAERKDVRVPQVPLLVGGVGMVVTGYFAGGQWAAAILAVTGLAMMVARMATPPENYLRDITAGVFTAFYVPFLATFVALILAAEDGAWRILLFLVVTVCSDTGAYAVGYKFGRTKLAPTISPGKTREGLAGGVGLSMIAGALMMHFLIDGGSWWQGLILGGCAAVTATLGDLAESMIKRDLGIKDMGTLLPGHGGIMDRLDSLLPTAPVVWLLLAAFVGS, from the coding sequence ATGCCCCCCGCCCAGGAGAGCCCCGTGGCCCAGACCGACCAGCAGCCCCGCAAGCCGCGCGGCGGCCGCAACCTGCCCGCCGCGATAGGCGTGGGCGTCGGACTCGGGGCCGTGATCGCGGCCTCGCTGTTCGTGGTCAAGGCGGTCTTCATGGTGGTCGTCGCGGCCGCCGTGGCCGTCGGCATCTGGGAGCTCACCAGCCGGCTCGCCGAGCGCAAGGACGTCCGCGTCCCGCAGGTCCCGCTGCTGGTCGGCGGCGTCGGCATGGTCGTCACCGGCTACTTCGCGGGCGGCCAGTGGGCCGCCGCGATCCTCGCCGTCACCGGCCTGGCGATGATGGTGGCCCGGATGGCCACCCCGCCCGAGAACTACCTGCGCGACATAACGGCCGGCGTCTTCACCGCCTTCTACGTGCCGTTCCTGGCGACCTTCGTCGCCCTGATCCTGGCCGCCGAGGACGGCGCCTGGCGGATCCTGCTGTTCCTGGTCGTCACGGTCTGCTCCGACACCGGCGCCTACGCCGTCGGCTACAAGTTCGGCCGCACCAAGCTCGCGCCGACCATCAGCCCCGGCAAGACCCGCGAGGGCCTGGCCGGCGGCGTCGGCCTGTCGATGATCGCCGGTGCCCTGATGATGCACTTCCTGATCGACGGCGGCAGCTGGTGGCAGGGCCTGATCCTGGGCGGCTGCGCGGCCGTCACCGCGACCCTGGGCGACCTCGCCGAGTCGATGATCAAGCGCGACCTCGGCATCAAGGACATGGGCACCCTGCTCCCCGGCCACGGCGGCATCATGGACCGGCTGGACTCCCTGCTGCCCACCGCCCCGGTGGTCTGGCTGCTGCTCGCCGCCTTCGTCGGCAGCTGA
- the rlmN gene encoding 23S rRNA (adenine(2503)-C(2))-methyltransferase RlmN produces MPKPGELTFVAPRGAKPPRHLADLSPAERKEAVAELGEQPFRAKQLSNHYFGRMSADPESWTDIPAASRAKLTEALLPELMSVVRHVSCDDDATRKTLWKLFDGTLVESVLMRYPDRVTMCISSQAGCGMNCPFCATGQAGLTRNLSTGEIVEQIASGMRDLKSGAVPGGEARLSNVVFMGMGEPLANYNRVLSAIRRLTDPSPDGFGLSQRGITVSTVGLVPAMHRFADEGLSCRLALSLHAPDDELRDELVPVNTRWKVDEVLDAAWNYAEKSGRRVSIEYALIKDINDQAWRADLLGRLIKNRRVHVNLIPLNPTPGSKWTASRPEDEREFVRRLQAHGVPTTVRDTRGQEIDGACGQLAAAG; encoded by the coding sequence ATGCCTAAGCCCGGAGAACTGACCTTTGTCGCGCCGCGTGGCGCCAAGCCCCCGCGACACCTCGCCGACCTCAGCCCTGCCGAGCGCAAGGAGGCCGTCGCCGAGCTGGGCGAACAGCCGTTCCGCGCGAAGCAGCTGTCGAACCACTACTTCGGACGGATGTCCGCCGACCCGGAGAGCTGGACGGACATCCCGGCGGCGAGCCGGGCGAAGCTGACCGAGGCGCTGTTGCCCGAGCTGATGTCGGTGGTGCGGCACGTCTCCTGCGACGACGACGCGACCCGCAAGACGCTGTGGAAGCTGTTCGACGGCACGCTGGTCGAGTCGGTGCTGATGCGCTACCCGGACCGCGTCACCATGTGCATCAGCTCGCAGGCCGGCTGCGGCATGAACTGCCCGTTCTGCGCGACCGGCCAGGCGGGGCTGACCCGGAACCTGTCCACCGGGGAGATCGTCGAGCAGATCGCGTCCGGCATGCGCGACCTCAAGTCCGGGGCGGTCCCCGGCGGCGAGGCCCGGCTGTCGAACGTGGTGTTCATGGGCATGGGCGAGCCGCTGGCCAACTACAACCGGGTGCTGTCCGCGATCCGCCGCCTCACCGACCCGTCCCCGGACGGCTTCGGCCTCTCGCAGCGCGGCATCACCGTCTCCACCGTCGGCCTGGTCCCGGCCATGCACCGCTTCGCCGACGAGGGCCTGAGCTGCCGGCTCGCGCTGTCGCTGCACGCCCCGGACGACGAGCTGCGCGACGAGCTGGTGCCGGTCAACACCCGCTGGAAGGTCGACGAGGTGCTGGACGCCGCGTGGAACTACGCGGAGAAGTCCGGTCGCCGGGTCTCCATCGAGTACGCGCTGATCAAGGACATCAACGACCAGGCGTGGCGCGCCGACCTGCTCGGCCGGCTGATCAAGAACCGCCGGGTGCACGTGAACCTGATCCCGCTCAACCCGACGCCGGGTTCGAAGTGGACGGCCTCCCGGCCGGAGGACGAGCGGGAGTTCGTCCGCCGTCTGCAGGCCCACGGCGTGCCCACCACCGTCCGCGACACCCGCGGCCAGGAGATCGACGGCGCCTGCGGGCAGCTGGCCGCCGCGGGCTGA
- a CDS encoding ABC transporter ATP-binding protein: MSAAPPDNDVLWARGIVKSHHGTPALRGVSLGVREGEMLAVTGPRGSGKSTLLGCLSAQLPVDEGEVWFHSSPVHTLGRAGREKLRRERFGYVGPEPHLVPELTARENVALPLLLAGAGHRAAYQAAGDWLERLDVADCARLRPADLRQDLRQRIAVARALAPQPPVVFADDPTAPLHHDDREQVLRILASAARSHALTLVLATHDPALARYADRTVQLVDGRIAAEPAAVAAAER; encoded by the coding sequence ATGTCAGCGGCCCCGCCCGACAACGACGTGCTCTGGGCCCGAGGCATCGTCAAGTCCCACCACGGCACCCCCGCCCTGCGCGGCGTCTCGCTGGGCGTCCGGGAGGGCGAGATGCTCGCCGTCACCGGCCCGCGCGGCTCCGGCAAGTCCACCCTGCTCGGCTGCCTGTCCGCGCAGCTCCCGGTCGACGAGGGCGAGGTCTGGTTCCACAGCTCCCCCGTGCACACCCTGGGCCGGGCCGGGCGCGAGAAGCTCCGCCGCGAGCGCTTCGGCTACGTCGGCCCCGAGCCGCACCTGGTGCCGGAACTGACCGCCCGCGAGAACGTCGCCCTCCCGCTGCTGCTGGCCGGCGCCGGCCACCGGGCCGCGTACCAGGCCGCCGGCGACTGGCTGGAGCGCCTCGACGTCGCCGACTGCGCCCGGCTGCGCCCCGCCGACCTGCGGCAGGACCTGCGCCAGCGGATCGCCGTCGCCCGCGCGCTGGCCCCGCAGCCGCCGGTGGTCTTCGCCGACGACCCCACCGCGCCGCTGCACCACGACGACCGCGAGCAGGTCCTGCGGATACTGGCCAGCGCCGCCCGCTCGCACGCGCTGACCCTCGTGCTGGCCACCCACGACCCGGCGCTCGCCCGGTACGCCGACCGCACCGTCCAGCTGGTCGACGGCCGGATCGCGGCCGAGCCCGCCGCCGTCGCCGCCGCCGAGCGCTGA